The proteins below are encoded in one region of Peptococcaceae bacterium 1198_IL3148:
- a CDS encoding AAA family ATPase encodes MLKKIELQHEQIPSFNKYPFSIPAIKNLHQLEFNNQVTFFVGENGTGKSTLLEAIADRCGFNTAGGGRNNYYDVHAAESALGEYVRLSWLPKLTKGFFLRAETFYNFASHIDTVGYYDAYGGRSLHQQSHGESFLALFANRFKGKAIYLLDEPEAALSPQRQLAFLRILHKLVLSGDSQFIIATHSPILMGYPNATIFSFDNGTIKEIDYEMTDHYQITKYFLQNRESFLQKILGD; translated from the coding sequence ATGTTAAAGAAAATTGAACTGCAGCATGAACAAATTCCATCTTTTAATAAATATCCTTTTTCGATTCCTGCAATTAAAAATCTTCATCAATTAGAATTTAATAATCAAGTGACCTTTTTTGTTGGCGAAAATGGCACAGGCAAATCCACACTGTTAGAAGCAATTGCTGATCGATGCGGGTTTAATACAGCTGGTGGGGGACGGAATAACTATTATGATGTCCATGCCGCTGAATCAGCCCTTGGTGAATATGTTAGACTTTCGTGGTTGCCTAAATTGACGAAGGGCTTTTTTCTACGGGCGGAGACTTTTTATAATTTTGCTTCTCATATTGATACAGTGGGATACTATGATGCTTATGGTGGACGTTCCTTACATCAACAATCCCATGGAGAATCTTTTTTAGCGCTCTTTGCCAATCGGTTTAAGGGCAAAGCAATTTATTTATTGGACGAACCAGAGGCTGCATTATCACCTCAACGACAACTGGCTTTTCTAAGAATCTTACACAAGCTGGTTTTGTCCGGTGATAGTCAATTTATTATTGCTACACACTCTCCAATCCTTATGGGTTATCCCAACGCCACAATCTTTAGTTTTGATAATGGTACCATTAAAGAGATAGATTACGAGATGACAGACCATTATCAAATAACAAAATATTTTTTACAAAATAGAGAAAGTTTTTTGCAAAAAATTTTAGGTGATTAA
- a CDS encoding YmaF family protein: MVNNNNNNYNNNNNDSHVHDHTCVTSCNDGHCHIYPGITGPAIPYGDSHYHEIVGGTTYQDGHYHRYRATTSLAVNLPGGYHNHYGDFVTTYDDGHRHAIMGYTNAVRVEMD; this comes from the coding sequence ATGGTTAATAATAATAACAATAACTACAATAACAACAATAATGACAGCCATGTTCACGATCATACCTGCGTTACCAGCTGTAACGATGGACACTGTCATATTTATCCTGGTATCACAGGACCTGCGATACCGTACGGAGATAGTCATTATCACGAAATAGTTGGTGGAACCACTTACCAAGACGGACATTATCACCGCTACAGAGCAACCACCAGTTTGGCTGTTAATTTGCCGGGCGGTTACCACAACCATTATGGTGATTTTGTTACAACCTATGACGACGGACACCGGCATGCCATTATGGGTTATACAAATGCAGTAAGAGTGGAAATGGATTAA
- the rsgA gene encoding ribosome small subunit-dependent GTPase A: MTKANLYRVALTDRFEQQATMYEGLYLGRVAVQHKDLYKVVTEIGEIQAEISGKLGYIARDNSDYPVVGDWVMVDRRDDSGGNAIIHHILHRKSAFVRKAAGTSHQKQVVAANIDIVFICMSLNNNFNLRRLERYLAIAWDSMATPVVVLTKSDLCNDIPVKLSQVQDVAIGVDVLVTSCKGADGYKTLSQYIGKGKTAVFIGSSGVGKSTLINCLLGEEILATNEIGADDKGRHTTTHRQLIVLPQGGVIIDTPGMRELQIESANLSKSFADIDDLAQNCRFNDCTHQNEPGCAVREAIAKGILAVDRLNSYNKLQTEMKYQELNSRQVEHEKINRMFAGMGGMKQARKFLKEKNKRR; this comes from the coding sequence ATGACAAAGGCTAATTTATATCGGGTAGCACTGACTGACCGCTTTGAACAACAGGCCACTATGTATGAGGGATTATATCTGGGTAGAGTGGCGGTACAGCACAAAGATTTATACAAAGTGGTTACAGAAATCGGCGAAATCCAAGCTGAGATTTCGGGCAAACTGGGCTATATTGCCAGGGACAACTCAGATTACCCCGTGGTTGGTGACTGGGTGATGGTGGACCGCCGGGATGACAGTGGTGGCAATGCCATTATTCATCATATTTTGCATCGCAAAAGCGCTTTTGTACGGAAGGCAGCGGGTACATCCCATCAAAAACAAGTAGTGGCCGCCAACATTGATATTGTTTTTATTTGCATGTCGTTAAATAACAACTTTAATCTGCGTCGATTAGAAAGATACCTGGCCATTGCTTGGGACAGTATGGCCACCCCGGTGGTGGTGCTGACAAAATCAGACCTTTGTAATGATATACCAGTTAAACTTTCACAGGTGCAGGATGTAGCCATTGGGGTAGATGTACTGGTTACCAGCTGCAAAGGCGCTGATGGATATAAAACTTTATCCCAATATATTGGTAAAGGTAAAACCGCTGTATTCATTGGTTCCTCTGGTGTCGGCAAATCTACGCTGATCAACTGCCTGCTGGGTGAAGAAATACTTGCCACCAACGAAATCGGGGCGGACGATAAAGGCAGGCATACCACCACCCACAGACAGCTAATTGTACTGCCACAGGGGGGTGTCATCATCGACACTCCGGGGATGCGTGAATTGCAAATAGAAAGTGCTAATCTATCTAAATCCTTTGCTGATATCGATGACCTGGCGCAAAACTGTCGCTTTAACGACTGCACACATCAAAATGAGCCAGGCTGTGCAGTTAGAGAAGCAATTGCAAAGGGTATTCTCGCTGTTGATCGGCTGAATAGTTATAATAAGCTGCAGACTGAGATGAAATACCAAGAACTGAACTCACGTCAAGTTGAGCATGAAAAAATTAACAGAATGTTTGCCGGTATGGGTGGTATGAAACAGGCAAGAAAATTTTTAAAAGAAAAGAATAAGCGCAGATAG
- a CDS encoding Hsp20/alpha crystallin family protein, whose protein sequence is MALVPYEPLRHLSNIRREFDRLLSDFPSAFENSSIRVDVHETDTEVVATCDIPGLEKKEDIDIDVIDNNLLSISASISRTSEVKEENMHRKERYVGHIQRSISLPSPVEHEGVKASYRNGVLEVRMPKMVKDKKRIDIDFN, encoded by the coding sequence ATGGCACTGGTACCCTATGAACCGCTTAGGCATTTAAGTAATATCAGAAGGGAGTTTGACCGATTGCTGTCGGATTTCCCTTCAGCCTTTGAAAATAGTAGTATTAGAGTGGATGTACATGAAACCGATACCGAAGTGGTGGCCACCTGTGATATTCCAGGATTGGAAAAGAAAGAGGATATCGACATTGATGTTATTGACAATAATCTACTAAGTATTAGTGCCTCTATCAGCAGAACCAGTGAAGTTAAAGAAGAAAATATGCACAGAAAAGAGCGTTATGTAGGTCATATTCAAAGGTCCATTTCGTTGCCAAGCCCGGTGGAGCATGAGGGGGTTAAGGCATCTTACAGAAATGGAGTATTGGAAGTAAGAATGCCCAAGATGGTGAAAGATAAAAAGCGGATAGACATTGATTTTAACTAG
- a CDS encoding carbohydrate-binding protein — MASRTNFGDHSMGAFRLKDMHDADYPGGVVVDPTPITAGEEICVLYNGLLANSGAKDMYLHYGYGDSTKWNAVQDVKMAKTGYGFVKTIRVPEVGTRMNFCFHDPANNWDNNNGLNWSFEVHNG; from the coding sequence ATGGCCAGTCGCACCAATTTTGGCGATCACTCAATGGGTGCATTTAGGTTAAAGGATATGCACGACGCGGATTATCCTGGCGGAGTTGTTGTTGATCCCACACCGATCACTGCCGGTGAAGAAATATGTGTTTTGTATAATGGGTTGTTAGCTAACAGTGGTGCCAAGGATATGTATTTGCATTATGGTTATGGTGATTCAACCAAATGGAATGCAGTGCAAGATGTGAAAATGGCTAAAACCGGCTATGGTTTTGTCAAGACCATCAGAGTGCCAGAGGTTGGCACCAGAATGAACTTCTGTTTCCACGACCCAGCTAATAATTGGGATAACAATAATGGTTTGAATTGGAGTTTTGAAGTTCATAACGGATAG
- a CDS encoding mannose-1-phosphate guanyltransferase, with protein sequence MKGIIMAGGQGSRLRPLTCNRPKPMMPVVNKPMMEHIVNLLKKHNIDQIGVTLQYLPDSIRDHFGNGSEFGVSMRYFVEEVPLGTAGSVKNAGNFLDETFIVISGDALTDFDLTKALEFHRQNKSVATLVLAKVNMPLEYGVVITEKDGRISQFLEKPSWGEVFSDTVNTGIYILEPEVLDYFSMGEKFDFSKDLFPLLLRDNRPMYGMVLDGYWCDIGNLQQYLQSHLDVLDKQVLTAIPGREVSPGVWIGDRVTIDPSANIKGPVLIGDGCQIGPHARIEPYSILGEGCILETGVSVKRSVLCNGVYLGPNSSIRGAVLGNGVKVYANAAVYEGSVVGDDSTIKERGLIKPDVKLWPNKLVEAGATVHRNVVWGTNTPKNIFGIDGITGLANIEINPEFASRIGSALGSMLGSNANVTLSSDSYPVCRMIKQSLGAGLQSMGIQVQDIGSVITPIHRYAARKLNCDAGVHVKVSPWRPDKVTLVFINSRGGNLNRNEERKIENKLTKGDYCRADYTNILSTALVPGVAEAYIESLTDNLDIRALRGAAYRVVMAYDYKNFEPYVSRLALNANLIVENIAEHADAKQPASWQTYQSLLPKLGQAVIDKQADAGAIIDPNGDNMILVDELGQAIQEDMLTALLALVVLKERGGPVVVPVTAPMAIEDLAQRYNSTVVRTKTAIQDFIEQVIIQDDQRGQNLSQFLLNFDALAGLTKVLEYCAKEKLTLSTLVKEIPTFFVNKKQVKVSWEAKGKVIRKLIEQKPGRLELLDGVKVFHPDGWALVLPDPEEPICRVYCEGSSMEIAEELTDLYIDKINKIVGE encoded by the coding sequence ATGAAAGGAATTATTATGGCCGGTGGTCAGGGTTCCCGTTTAAGACCACTGACCTGTAATCGTCCCAAACCAATGATGCCGGTGGTTAATAAGCCAATGATGGAGCACATCGTCAATCTTCTTAAAAAACACAATATTGATCAGATTGGTGTCACTCTCCAATATCTTCCTGATTCTATCCGTGATCACTTTGGCAATGGTTCTGAATTTGGTGTTAGCATGCGCTATTTTGTAGAAGAGGTGCCATTGGGTACCGCCGGCAGTGTCAAAAATGCTGGAAATTTTTTGGATGAAACCTTTATCGTGATCAGTGGTGATGCCCTGACAGATTTTGATTTAACTAAAGCGTTGGAGTTTCACCGGCAAAATAAATCGGTGGCCACCTTGGTGCTAGCAAAGGTCAATATGCCATTGGAATATGGTGTAGTAATTACCGAAAAGGATGGTAGAATTAGTCAATTTTTAGAAAAACCCAGTTGGGGGGAAGTTTTTAGCGACACCGTCAACACCGGTATTTACATTTTAGAACCTGAGGTTTTAGATTATTTTTCAATGGGAGAAAAATTTGATTTTAGTAAGGATTTGTTTCCCCTGTTGCTAAGGGACAACCGGCCAATGTATGGCATGGTACTTGACGGCTACTGGTGCGATATTGGCAATCTGCAACAGTACCTGCAGTCTCACTTGGATGTGCTGGATAAGCAGGTGCTGACAGCAATTCCCGGACGAGAAGTAAGCCCCGGGGTATGGATTGGTGACAGGGTAACAATTGATCCTTCGGCCAACATAAAGGGGCCGGTATTAATTGGGGATGGTTGTCAAATTGGCCCCCACGCCAGAATTGAACCCTATAGCATCCTGGGGGAAGGATGTATTTTGGAGACGGGTGTTTCTGTTAAAAGAAGTGTTTTATGTAATGGGGTTTATTTGGGGCCAAATAGTTCTATTAGAGGAGCGGTATTGGGCAATGGCGTTAAAGTGTATGCCAATGCCGCGGTTTATGAAGGGTCTGTTGTGGGGGACGACTCCACCATTAAAGAGCGGGGCTTGATTAAGCCCGATGTAAAATTATGGCCTAATAAGCTGGTGGAGGCAGGGGCCACGGTGCACAGAAATGTTGTTTGGGGCACCAACACGCCTAAAAATATTTTTGGCATTGATGGCATCACTGGTTTAGCCAATATTGAAATCAACCCGGAATTTGCCTCCCGCATTGGCAGTGCGTTGGGCTCTATGCTGGGCTCCAATGCCAATGTAACTTTATCTAGTGACAGTTATCCGGTGTGCCGAATGATAAAACAGTCTTTAGGCGCTGGTTTGCAGTCCATGGGGATTCAAGTACAGGATATTGGGTCGGTAATTACACCCATTCATCGCTATGCGGCGCGAAAACTGAATTGTGATGCCGGGGTGCATGTTAAAGTATCCCCCTGGAGACCAGATAAAGTGACGCTGGTGTTTATTAATTCCCGGGGGGGCAATTTGAATCGCAATGAAGAACGTAAAATTGAGAACAAATTGACCAAGGGCGATTACTGCCGGGCAGATTATACCAATATATTGTCCACCGCGTTGGTGCCCGGTGTGGCCGAAGCCTACATTGAAAGCCTAACTGATAATTTGGATATTAGGGCATTGCGCGGAGCAGCCTATCGGGTGGTGATGGCTTACGACTACAAAAATTTTGAACCCTACGTTTCCCGGTTGGCATTGAACGCTAATCTGATTGTAGAAAATATTGCTGAACATGCTGATGCCAAGCAACCCGCCAGTTGGCAGACATACCAAAGCCTACTGCCCAAATTGGGCCAGGCGGTAATTGACAAGCAGGCCGATGCCGGTGCCATTATCGACCCCAACGGCGATAACATGATTTTAGTTGATGAGCTGGGTCAGGCAATCCAAGAGGATATGTTGACCGCATTGCTGGCTTTGGTTGTTTTAAAGGAACGGGGCGGCCCAGTGGTGGTGCCGGTGACCGCACCGATGGCCATCGAGGATTTGGCCCAGCGTTACAACAGCACAGTGGTGCGCACCAAAACAGCCATACAAGATTTTATTGAACAGGTGATCATCCAAGATGATCAGCGGGGCCAAAACCTATCACAGTTTTTGCTCAACTTTGATGCCCTGGCGGGTTTGACCAAAGTGCTGGAATACTGTGCAAAAGAAAAACTTACTCTGTCAACGCTGGTAAAGGAGATTCCCACCTTCTTCGTCAACAAAAAGCAGGTTAAGGTATCCTGGGAGGCCAAGGGGAAGGTGATCCGCAAACTAATAGAACAAAAGCCCGGTCGGCTAGAATTGTTGGATGGTGTTAAGGTCTTTCATCCCGATGGCTGGGCACTGGTGTTGCCGGACCCCGAAGAGCCAATTTGCCGAGTTTACTGCGAAGGTAGCAGCATGGAAATAGCTGAAGAGTTAACGGATTTGTATATCGATAAAATCAATAAAATAGTGGGGGAATAG
- a CDS encoding VOC family protein: MSKITPFLMFKGNAEEAMNYYISLIDDSEITSITRYGAHDVGDEGTVMQATFSLNGQQFMCIDSNVEHAFTFTPSFSMYYTCDSEEEINRLYEELSKAGGVLMELGEYHFSKKFAWVVDKFGISWQLNLPK; encoded by the coding sequence ATGTCAAAAATTACCCCATTTTTAATGTTTAAAGGAAACGCCGAAGAAGCAATGAACTATTACATTTCTTTAATTGATGACTCAGAAATAACCAGCATTACTCGCTATGGTGCCCACGATGTGGGAGATGAGGGGACTGTTATGCAGGCTACCTTTTCCTTAAATGGTCAACAGTTTATGTGTATAGATAGTAATGTGGAACATGCCTTTACATTTACACCTTCCTTTTCTATGTACTATACCTGTGATAGCGAAGAAGAAATTAACCGACTTTATGAGGAATTGTCTAAAGCCGGAGGCGTACTGATGGAATTAGGCGAATATCATTTCAGCAAGAAGTTTGCTTGGGTGGTGGACAAATTTGGTATTTCTTGGCAGCTCAATCTGCCAAAATAA
- a CDS encoding glycosyltransferase family 4 protein, translated as MRILMLSWEYPPKSVGGLAQHVYDLTKAMAQQQAEIHLITIGSPGVPDYQLVDGVHVYRVIPYQVSSPDFITWVMQLNVAILEKCLSLIKDLTKPFDIIHAHDWLVAYAARALKHALNVPLIATIHATEYGRNNGLHNELQRHISDIEWWLCYEAWRVIVCSNYMRGELRHVFQVPEDKLIVIPNGVDVENFTVKETNVNRENYAAANEKIVFYVGRLVREKGVQVLIDAIPKILHYHPNTKFIIAGKGPNEIALKRQAKKMGVEQHIYFTGYVNDNTRNNLYQLSDVAVFPSLYEPFGIVALEGMAAQTPVVVSDTGGLGEIINHGINGLKAYVGNENSLADNILHILLNPESAKRMKEQAYQQVMAKYNWGSIAKQTLALYQGLLNHTGMMEKVLAGQQLIQEG; from the coding sequence ATGCGTATTTTAATGTTGTCTTGGGAATACCCGCCTAAAAGTGTGGGCGGGCTGGCCCAGCATGTATATGACCTGACAAAGGCAATGGCCCAACAGCAGGCAGAAATTCATCTAATTACCATTGGTTCCCCAGGGGTGCCGGATTACCAACTTGTTGACGGTGTTCATGTTTATCGGGTAATTCCCTACCAAGTATCGTCACCGGACTTTATTACCTGGGTAATGCAACTTAACGTGGCAATTTTGGAAAAGTGTTTATCGTTAATTAAAGATCTGACCAAACCCTTTGACATTATCCATGCCCACGATTGGTTGGTGGCCTATGCCGCCCGGGCATTGAAACACGCTTTGAACGTTCCCCTAATTGCTACCATTCACGCCACAGAATATGGACGCAACAACGGGTTGCATAATGAATTGCAGCGCCACATTAGTGATATTGAATGGTGGCTTTGCTATGAAGCTTGGCGGGTTATTGTTTGTAGTAATTATATGCGGGGCGAGTTGCGGCATGTGTTTCAAGTACCTGAGGATAAGTTAATTGTCATCCCCAATGGTGTAGATGTAGAAAACTTTACAGTTAAAGAGACTAACGTTAACCGAGAAAATTACGCCGCTGCCAACGAAAAAATAGTCTTTTATGTGGGCAGGCTGGTGAGGGAAAAGGGCGTGCAGGTATTAATTGATGCCATTCCCAAAATATTGCACTATCATCCCAATACTAAATTTATTATCGCTGGCAAAGGGCCAAATGAAATTGCCCTTAAACGTCAAGCAAAGAAAATGGGGGTGGAGCAACACATTTACTTTACTGGCTATGTTAATGATAATACCCGCAACAACCTCTATCAACTGTCAGATGTGGCGGTTTTCCCCAGTTTATATGAACCCTTTGGCATTGTGGCGCTGGAAGGTATGGCAGCCCAAACCCCGGTGGTGGTTTCAGATACTGGTGGCTTAGGGGAAATCATTAACCATGGCATCAATGGCTTGAAAGCCTATGTGGGCAATGAAAACTCTTTGGCAGACAATATTTTACATATACTTCTGAATCCGGAATCGGCAAAAAGAATGAAAGAACAAGCATACCAGCAAGTGATGGCTAAATATAACTGGGGCAGCATTGCTAAACAAACACTGGCGTTGTATCAAGGGTTATTAAATCACACTGGTATGATGGAAAAAGTTTTAGCCGGGCAACAATTGATACAGGAGGGTTAA